The proteins below come from a single Oncorhynchus gorbuscha isolate QuinsamMale2020 ecotype Even-year linkage group LG12, OgorEven_v1.0, whole genome shotgun sequence genomic window:
- the LOC123990853 gene encoding sphingosine-1-phosphate phosphatase 1-like isoform X3 — MGMHSVLEVITGFLYSLLILAVFQSTLDQIDSFYLTSHHAPLVIVILHVGLGFLAFTLDTWSTSRGDTAQALGTGAGAALASHLNHQLGLLADPPLSSLPLALPPLSAALLARSLLRLLLGVVVLLATRAAMKAATIPLACRVFGLPAGDVRQARQHMEVELSYRYIVYGTVSFSCVCLVPLLFSYLNLS, encoded by the coding sequence GAGGTCATCACTGGCTTTCTATACAGCCTGCTGATCCTGGCCGTCTTCCAATCAACGTTGGACCAGATTGACAGTTTCTACCTGACGAGCCACCATGCACCACTAGTCATTGTCATCCTGCACGTAGGCTTAGGCTTCCTGGCGTTCACCCTGGACACATGGAGCACCTCACGGGGTGACACAGCGCAGGCTCTGGGTACTGGGGCCGGGGCTGCCCTGGCCTCCCACCTCAACCACCAGCTGGGCCTGCTGGCTGACCCACCACTTTCCTCCCTGCCCCTGGCACTGCCCCCCCTGAGTGCTGCCCTATTGGCCCGCTCCCTGCTGCGCCTACTGCTTGGGGTGGTAGTCCTGCTTGCCACCCGGGCTGCAATGAAAGCAGCCACCATTCCGCTGGCCTGCCGGGTGTTTGGGCTGCCAGCTGGTGATGTACGGCAGGCACGGCAGCACATGGAAGTTGAGCTATCTTACCGCTACATCGTCTATGGCACTGTGAGCTTCAGCTGCGTCTGTCTGGTTCCCCTCCTCTTCAGCTACCTGAACCTCTCCTGA
- the atp5mj gene encoding ATP synthase subunit ATP5MPL, mitochondrial isoform X1: MCILLSLCLLQKKKTGIPARSATHHTLFSLESDLLRTGHHILKMAGRVFSSWWAKMSPYYTGAYQEMWVGLGVMTYLYYKVSYGGKKAVKGKPAH, translated from the exons ATGTGCATTCTACTATCTCTCTGCTTGCTGCAAAAGAAGAAAACTGGTATCCCAGCACGCTCTGCGACACACCATACATTGTTTTCGTTGGAAAGTGACCTTCTTCGCACCGGACATCACATACTGAAG ATGGCAGGGCGTGTATTTTCAAGCTGGTGGGCCAAGATGAGCCCTTACTACACTGGGGCGTACCAGGAGATGTGGGTCGGCCTGGGTGTCATGACATACCTGTACTACAAAGTCTCTTATGGGG GAAAGAAAGCAGTTAAAGGAA AGCCTGCACATTGA
- the atp5mj gene encoding ATP synthase subunit ATP5MPL, mitochondrial isoform X2 produces MAGRVFSSWWAKMSPYYTGAYQEMWVGLGVMTYLYYKVSYGGKKAVKGKPAH; encoded by the exons ATGGCAGGGCGTGTATTTTCAAGCTGGTGGGCCAAGATGAGCCCTTACTACACTGGGGCGTACCAGGAGATGTGGGTCGGCCTGGGTGTCATGACATACCTGTACTACAAAGTCTCTTATGGGG GAAAGAAAGCAGTTAAAGGAA AGCCTGCACATTGA